A genomic region of Catalinimonas niigatensis contains the following coding sequences:
- a CDS encoding FG-GAP-like repeat-containing protein produces MKAFIFFILLLAVSLLSFAQSGSDAPEHQSSLTFIPDRIISGENLDAWDELGRANWKVQNGELVGTAAAAGGGWLVLDSAYQDIGFRALFKYTEGSETGILFRMEKTDQGSKGVLISIKDEVIPYQVTLDAQGKELSRERLRRAGGIWYRMAPPEDENDKQPRTSNRIPPRPEPEVDLPVTKPNDALRPGDWNQIEVFLDLNVIRTFLNDGSEIGGAVDGDLALDGYGPIALFAGGTGEVRFKDIMLKDISMREMPKEVSSPRFNVQCINDLYYSWGVAAADFNRDAVLDVMAGPYIYYGPDYTDHREIYPAIAANPSLEFNNNRLQHAYDFDQDGWPDVLFSAFGAKLYMNPQGENRRWKSYDILPDVPQGEVTEFVDIDEDGIPELVYASRDVLKYAKPDPSDPTKAWQEYNISEKGYAIAHGIGTGDINGDGRLDVINAFGWWEQPVTLESGKPWIYHPVAFGRYGHRSRGIGGSIMAVYDVNGNGLNDVVTNLNAHGFGLAWFEQQRDGNGKISFVKHMISDDYSAENAGEVTFSQPHGATFADIDQDGVQDFIVGKRHFTHLDNYYDPDPHSPPVIYWYKTVRNPDAPGGAKFVPELIHNRSGAGSEIVAVDLNEDGSVDIITSTNRGTFIFWNR; encoded by the coding sequence ATGAAAGCCTTTATATTTTTCATATTACTACTTGCTGTTTCTTTGCTTTCTTTTGCACAGTCAGGATCGGATGCACCCGAGCATCAATCCAGCCTAACTTTTATTCCTGATCGTATTATTAGTGGTGAAAACCTTGATGCATGGGATGAGCTAGGACGGGCAAACTGGAAAGTACAAAATGGAGAATTAGTAGGCACAGCTGCTGCTGCCGGAGGAGGATGGCTGGTATTGGACAGTGCGTATCAGGATATCGGTTTTCGTGCATTGTTTAAGTACACTGAAGGAAGTGAAACAGGCATATTATTTAGGATGGAAAAAACAGATCAGGGTAGTAAAGGGGTGTTGATTTCCATAAAGGATGAAGTGATACCTTATCAGGTAACGCTGGATGCGCAGGGAAAAGAATTGTCGCGGGAGAGATTAAGACGTGCAGGTGGAATATGGTACCGAATGGCTCCACCAGAAGATGAAAATGATAAGCAGCCCAGAACAAGCAATAGAATACCACCCCGCCCCGAGCCTGAAGTCGACTTGCCTGTCACAAAACCTAATGATGCATTGCGTCCCGGCGACTGGAACCAGATTGAAGTCTTTCTGGATCTGAATGTGATTAGAACTTTTCTCAATGATGGTAGCGAGATAGGAGGAGCAGTAGATGGGGATTTAGCCCTTGATGGATACGGACCCATCGCATTGTTTGCAGGAGGAACCGGTGAAGTTCGTTTTAAAGACATCATGCTGAAAGACATATCCATGAGAGAAATGCCTAAGGAAGTTTCTTCACCCCGATTTAATGTTCAATGTATCAATGACTTATATTATTCATGGGGTGTTGCTGCTGCGGATTTTAACCGAGACGCAGTGCTGGATGTGATGGCAGGTCCCTATATTTATTATGGACCAGATTATACGGATCATCGTGAAATTTATCCGGCCATAGCGGCCAACCCATCCCTGGAGTTCAATAATAATCGTTTGCAGCACGCATACGATTTTGACCAGGATGGATGGCCTGATGTGTTGTTTAGCGCCTTTGGTGCAAAACTTTATATGAACCCACAAGGAGAAAATCGCCGTTGGAAAAGTTATGATATATTGCCTGATGTCCCCCAGGGGGAAGTGACCGAATTTGTGGATATAGACGAAGATGGAATACCGGAACTGGTGTATGCCTCACGGGATGTGCTGAAATATGCTAAACCCGACCCTTCAGACCCTACCAAAGCCTGGCAGGAATACAACATTTCTGAAAAGGGATATGCCATAGCACATGGTATTGGCACCGGCGACATTAATGGCGATGGACGATTGGATGTGATCAATGCTTTTGGATGGTGGGAACAACCCGTGACATTAGAAAGTGGAAAACCCTGGATATACCATCCGGTCGCCTTTGGCAGGTACGGGCACCGGAGTAGAGGCATAGGGGGCAGTATTATGGCTGTCTATGATGTGAATGGCAATGGCCTGAATGATGTAGTGACCAATTTAAATGCGCATGGGTTTGGCCTTGCGTGGTTTGAGCAACAGCGTGATGGAAATGGTAAAATCTCATTTGTAAAACACATGATCAGTGATGATTATTCGGCAGAAAATGCTGGAGAGGTTACTTTCTCACAACCTCATGGCGCTACCTTTGCAGATATAGACCAGGATGGTGTACAAGACTTTATCGTAGGGAAGCGCCATTTCACTCATTTGGATAATTACTATGATCCTGATCCTCACAGCCCACCGGTTATATACTGGTATAAGACTGTTCGTAATCCGGATGCGCCCGGAGGTGCGAAATTTGTTCCTGAATTGATTCACAATCGATCAGGAGCAGGTTCTGAAATAGTTGCTGTGGATCTGAATGAAGATGGCTCAGTAGATATTATCACCTCAACCAACCGGGGAACTTTCATATTCTGGAATCGATAG
- a CDS encoding 3-oxoacyl-ACP reductase family protein, which produces MSIRDKIALVSGASRGIGKAIAIALAKEGIHVAVNYISDTAGAEATCREVASFGVRSLAIKADVSDATAVLDMVREVQEKLGGIDILINNAGIVHKATLEELTVEDWDKVMNINLRSAFLLTQACIGHMRQESWGRIINISSVAAQTGGVTSPLYVASKAGMIGLTHSYASLLMKNGITSNAITPALIKTDMVTKDLKLDSAAKIPMGRFGTAEEVAEVAVMLVKNAYITGQTINVNGGWYFS; this is translated from the coding sequence ATGTCAATACGAGATAAAATCGCCTTAGTATCAGGAGCAAGTAGAGGAATCGGAAAAGCCATTGCTATCGCTTTGGCTAAAGAAGGTATTCACGTAGCTGTAAATTACATTTCCGATACAGCCGGTGCTGAAGCTACCTGCCGTGAGGTAGCCTCTTTTGGTGTCAGGTCTTTGGCCATCAAAGCAGATGTCTCTGATGCAACTGCTGTTTTGGATATGGTAAGAGAAGTACAGGAAAAGTTAGGAGGCATAGATATTCTCATTAACAATGCTGGTATAGTGCATAAAGCGACACTAGAAGAATTAACGGTAGAAGACTGGGACAAAGTAATGAACATCAATCTCAGGTCTGCTTTTCTACTGACCCAGGCTTGTATAGGCCATATGCGTCAGGAATCATGGGGAAGAATAATTAATATTTCTTCAGTGGCGGCACAAACTGGGGGTGTCACAAGTCCGCTTTATGTAGCGTCTAAAGCCGGTATGATTGGGCTTACTCATTCCTATGCGTCCTTGTTAATGAAAAATGGTATCACCTCCAATGCGATTACACCAGCTTTGATAAAAACTGATATGGTAACCAAAGACCTAAAACTAGATTCAGCGGCTAAAATTCCTATGGGCCGTTTTGGCACAGCTGAAGAAGTAGCTGAGGTAGCTGTGATGCTGGTCAAGAACGCCTACATAACAGGTCAAACGATCAATGTAAACGGCGGATGGTACTTTAGTTGA
- a CDS encoding PA14 domain-containing protein, translating into MIHTYKIPLACLLLCITSGLMAQETPPFRLLEEFGQQKPWSHEQFANDPQAFQFAIVSDRTGGHRPGIFEKAVHKLNLLQPEFVMSVGDFIEGYTKDEKIIEEEWNEFNGFIEKLEAPFFYLPGNHDISNEVMREAWKERFGKSYYAFLYQDVLFICMDTNDGDGVTLSEAQISYVKNVLQENTDVRWTMLFMHHPIWDYEDLSGFQDIEALLQNRDYSVIAGHRHRYLYEERYDKNYITLGTTGGGSQLRGASFGEFDHVVWVTMTKENGPVIVNVALDGIIEKDIVTIQGRALASALLEAADMPSEVLLDEKASQTGRASLLVANPTDVPMLLSASLLHHHQLQADKSQWEVTIAPKSSEEISFHFQPTASEELAEKADPLLLHWALSYQVDSLKNMVLQGQKLLEAEAFSELKMEPEQSKFLEPLDLSFTYPFAEAEIRYTLDGSTPDANSALYAEALPIEQSTNIQARIMRDGLAGPVHSMQFEKVKAVKSQKVARAKKGLQFQYYEGEWKKLPDFDALKAVKSGVATDLDVEKIAGEREDHFAIQYSGYVKVAEEGMYTFSLRSDDGARLIIAGQNVIENDGSHSTSREEGQIALKAGYHPIEIQYFEDFLGETLEIQCKPIHQENMTEITDMLYHE; encoded by the coding sequence ATGATTCATACTTATAAAATTCCCCTAGCCTGCCTCTTGCTCTGTATTACTTCCGGTTTGATGGCACAGGAAACCCCTCCTTTCCGACTATTGGAAGAGTTTGGCCAGCAGAAACCCTGGTCGCATGAGCAGTTTGCCAATGACCCACAGGCTTTCCAGTTTGCCATCGTCAGCGACCGTACGGGCGGCCACCGACCCGGTATTTTTGAAAAAGCCGTACATAAACTCAATCTTTTGCAGCCTGAATTTGTGATGAGCGTAGGTGATTTCATTGAGGGCTATACCAAAGATGAAAAAATTATTGAAGAGGAGTGGAATGAATTCAATGGCTTTATTGAAAAATTAGAAGCGCCTTTCTTTTACCTGCCTGGTAACCATGACATTTCTAATGAAGTGATGCGCGAAGCCTGGAAAGAAAGGTTTGGTAAAAGCTATTACGCCTTTCTTTATCAGGATGTACTGTTCATCTGCATGGATACCAACGATGGGGATGGCGTTACGCTGAGTGAAGCGCAGATCAGTTATGTCAAGAACGTGTTGCAGGAAAATACTGATGTACGTTGGACGATGCTGTTTATGCACCACCCCATCTGGGATTATGAGGACCTGAGCGGATTTCAGGACATTGAAGCTTTGCTGCAGAATCGTGACTATAGTGTGATTGCCGGACACCGCCATCGTTACCTGTACGAAGAAAGGTATGATAAAAACTACATCACGCTGGGTACTACCGGAGGTGGCAGCCAACTCAGAGGAGCTTCCTTCGGTGAGTTTGACCATGTTGTATGGGTAACCATGACCAAAGAAAACGGACCGGTGATTGTCAATGTGGCACTGGATGGCATCATTGAAAAAGACATTGTCACCATTCAGGGAAGAGCGCTGGCGTCTGCCTTGCTGGAAGCAGCAGACATGCCCTCAGAAGTGCTGCTGGATGAAAAAGCCTCTCAGACCGGAAGGGCCAGCCTGCTGGTGGCGAACCCCACGGATGTTCCCATGCTACTGAGTGCTTCGCTCCTGCACCATCATCAACTGCAGGCAGACAAAAGCCAGTGGGAAGTTACCATCGCACCTAAATCCAGTGAAGAAATCAGCTTTCATTTTCAGCCCACGGCTTCCGAAGAACTGGCAGAAAAAGCTGATCCTTTGCTGCTGCACTGGGCATTATCTTACCAAGTGGATAGCCTGAAAAATATGGTACTTCAGGGCCAGAAACTGCTGGAAGCTGAAGCTTTTAGTGAACTGAAAATGGAACCGGAACAGTCTAAGTTTTTAGAGCCGCTTGATCTATCATTTACCTATCCTTTTGCAGAGGCAGAAATCAGGTATACCCTGGATGGCAGCACTCCGGATGCAAACTCAGCACTCTACGCAGAAGCTTTGCCCATTGAACAGAGCACAAACATACAGGCTAGGATCATGCGTGATGGTCTGGCAGGTCCGGTGCATAGTATGCAGTTTGAGAAGGTAAAGGCCGTCAAATCTCAAAAGGTAGCCAGAGCTAAAAAAGGCTTACAGTTTCAATACTACGAAGGGGAATGGAAAAAACTACCGGATTTTGATGCTTTAAAAGCTGTTAAATCAGGCGTAGCTACGGATTTAGATGTAGAAAAAATCGCAGGTGAGAGAGAAGATCACTTTGCCATCCAATATAGCGGTTATGTAAAAGTAGCTGAGGAAGGCATGTACACATTTAGCCTGAGGTCTGACGATGGGGCAAGGTTGATCATTGCCGGGCAAAATGTGATAGAAAATGATGGTTCGCATAGTACTTCCCGAGAAGAAGGCCAAATCGCGCTTAAGGCAGGCTATCATCCGATAGAAATTCAATACTTTGAAGACTTTTTGGGAGAGACGCTGGAAATCCAGTGTAAACCGATTCATCAGGAAAACATGACTGAGATCACGGATATGCTTTATCATGAATAA
- a CDS encoding VCBS repeat-containing protein: MSLHIDILSKPFTSMIKNVWISFFAFTLLACQPEQQQDAPMLRLVSPEESGLSFTNVLQESPELNIISFEYFYNGAGIGVGDFNRDGLQDLFFSSNMGENKLYLNQHDFRFEEITKQAGIRNAGKWATGVSVVDINQDGWPDIYVCFAGPQADPQQRRNELYVNQQNGPEGYPTFKEMAEAYGLADSGHSTMAAFLDYDRDGDLDMYLLTNIIDQTGPNVIRPKRIKGEMINTDRLYRNEGVGATGHPVYKDVSAEAGITIEGYGLGVSVVDVNQDGWPDIYVSNDYLSNDLLYVNQQNGPDGSPAFVDQAAEYFRHQSYSAMGNDVADFDNDALPDILTLDMLPPDNRRKKLMFGETNYNRYRSEIQYGYTPQFMRNTLQWHRGFKPDGSPAFSEIGQLAGVEATDWSWSALWADMDMDGFRDLLVTNGYPRDITNRDFASYKMQEFSKASYTEEMKERFVEAINQIEGTHLPNMVFHNEADLSFENVSETWGFREPSYSTGAVYVDLDNDGDLDYVTNNTHAPAFVYENLADDRLNHHWLRLHLEGPEGNLAGLGAKLWCYLPDKVLFAEHSPYRGYQSSVDPRIHFGLGNDTRVDSLRIVWPSGKVQLLYDLEADQEIVLKSSEASLQKTVDPQKTPVPTFVQANQKRKIRFQHEEQHFGDFNVQPLLPHKLSQQGPAIAVADVNGDGLEDFFVGGAFKQSGQFFLQQHDGSFTSKPLSDTLKYEEDHGSLFFDADGDGDQDLYIVSGGNEFAYGSSYYQDRLYLNNGRGQFTLSTTALPELNTASASVVAADYDQDGDIDLFIGGRHKPQQYPLSGRSYLLENQGGKFIDATQAKAPQLQHAGMVTSALWTDVDQDGWEDLMVVGEWMSPQVYKNHEGQLKSIDIPAFAELSGWWNSLLGIDFDQDGDMDYVAGNLGLNSRYQADSLSPLQLIVNDFNQDKRIDAILAYEQNGITYPVHPRDDMLRQLNHLKRKYSSYASFAEAGIADIFSPEELKSARMLESREMRSCYFENLGGFNFAVKALPIEAQLGPVYGMLSGDFNQDSYPDLLLTGNSYAPEVISGPYDALKGVLLIGDGQGNFKSEPSAKSGFWVEEDAKALTHVKLNDGTELILASQNNGELLAFEINADARKYYGFGQDVREVEVFFTDGRRQKVELYQGSGYLSQAGRGIWLVPDQVEKMEVKKQAATPDSLYVQSSLEK, from the coding sequence ATGAGTTTACATATTGACATTTTGAGCAAGCCCTTTACTTCTATGATCAAAAATGTCTGGATAAGTTTTTTCGCTTTCACGCTTCTGGCCTGTCAGCCTGAGCAACAACAGGATGCACCTATGTTGAGGCTGGTAAGCCCTGAAGAAAGCGGACTTTCGTTTACCAATGTGCTGCAGGAAAGTCCTGAACTGAATATCATCAGCTTTGAATATTTTTACAATGGAGCCGGGATAGGAGTGGGAGATTTCAACCGGGATGGTTTGCAGGACCTTTTCTTCTCTTCCAACATGGGAGAAAACAAGCTTTACCTGAATCAGCATGACTTCCGGTTTGAAGAAATTACTAAACAGGCGGGTATCCGCAATGCTGGAAAGTGGGCTACCGGCGTATCTGTCGTAGATATCAACCAGGATGGCTGGCCGGATATTTATGTTTGCTTCGCCGGTCCACAGGCTGATCCCCAGCAAAGGCGTAACGAGCTGTATGTCAACCAGCAGAATGGCCCGGAAGGCTATCCGACTTTCAAGGAAATGGCAGAAGCCTACGGACTGGCGGATAGCGGCCATAGCACCATGGCTGCCTTTCTGGATTATGACCGAGACGGAGACCTGGATATGTACTTGCTCACCAACATTATCGATCAGACGGGACCGAATGTGATTCGTCCAAAACGTATCAAAGGAGAGATGATCAATACCGACAGGCTGTACCGGAATGAAGGTGTAGGCGCAACCGGGCATCCAGTGTATAAAGATGTGAGTGCAGAGGCGGGCATCACCATTGAAGGCTATGGGCTGGGTGTATCTGTGGTGGATGTGAACCAGGACGGCTGGCCGGATATCTATGTCTCCAATGATTATCTGTCCAATGATCTGCTCTATGTCAACCAGCAAAATGGACCGGATGGATCTCCTGCTTTCGTGGACCAAGCGGCGGAATACTTCAGGCATCAGAGTTATTCTGCCATGGGCAATGATGTGGCGGATTTTGACAATGATGCCCTTCCGGATATCCTGACCCTGGACATGCTGCCTCCGGATAACCGAAGGAAAAAACTGATGTTTGGAGAGACCAACTACAACCGCTACCGCTCAGAGATTCAATACGGCTACACGCCACAGTTCATGCGAAATACCCTTCAGTGGCACAGAGGTTTCAAACCTGATGGATCACCTGCTTTCAGCGAGATTGGCCAGCTGGCAGGAGTGGAGGCTACCGACTGGAGCTGGAGTGCGCTCTGGGCAGATATGGACATGGATGGATTTCGCGATCTGCTGGTGACCAATGGCTATCCGCGAGACATCACCAATCGGGATTTTGCTTCTTATAAGATGCAGGAATTCAGCAAGGCGTCGTATACAGAGGAGATGAAAGAACGCTTTGTGGAAGCCATCAACCAGATTGAAGGCACCCATCTTCCTAATATGGTCTTTCACAATGAGGCTGATTTAAGCTTTGAAAATGTATCGGAGACCTGGGGTTTTCGTGAGCCTTCCTATTCTACCGGGGCGGTGTACGTTGACTTGGATAATGATGGAGACCTGGATTATGTGACCAATAATACCCATGCTCCTGCTTTTGTGTACGAAAACCTTGCTGATGACAGGCTAAATCACCATTGGCTCAGGCTGCATCTGGAAGGGCCGGAAGGTAATCTGGCAGGCTTGGGAGCCAAGCTTTGGTGCTATTTGCCAGACAAAGTCTTGTTCGCAGAGCATTCTCCCTACCGAGGGTATCAATCTAGCGTAGACCCGCGCATCCACTTTGGTCTGGGAAATGATACACGTGTGGATTCGCTTCGGATCGTGTGGCCTTCCGGGAAGGTTCAGCTGCTTTACGATCTGGAAGCCGACCAGGAAATCGTCCTGAAAAGCTCCGAGGCATCGCTTCAGAAAACGGTAGATCCTCAAAAAACTCCTGTTCCAACCTTTGTCCAGGCGAATCAGAAAAGAAAGATTCGTTTCCAACATGAGGAGCAGCATTTTGGAGATTTTAACGTCCAACCGCTCTTGCCTCACAAACTCTCTCAGCAGGGGCCTGCCATCGCGGTGGCAGATGTGAATGGGGATGGTCTGGAAGACTTTTTTGTAGGAGGTGCTTTCAAACAGAGTGGACAATTTTTTCTGCAACAGCATGATGGTAGTTTTACCTCCAAGCCCCTGAGCGATACGCTAAAGTACGAAGAGGATCATGGCAGTCTATTTTTTGACGCAGATGGGGATGGAGATCAGGATCTGTACATCGTCAGTGGAGGGAATGAGTTTGCCTATGGGTCTTCCTACTATCAAGACCGGCTTTATCTCAACAATGGGCGTGGACAGTTTACGCTAAGTACCACTGCTTTGCCCGAACTCAATACCGCCAGTGCCTCTGTGGTAGCAGCAGATTATGACCAGGATGGTGACATTGACCTTTTCATCGGTGGCAGACATAAGCCACAGCAATATCCGCTTTCGGGAAGAAGTTATTTGCTGGAAAACCAGGGAGGGAAATTTATAGATGCTACCCAGGCAAAAGCACCTCAACTGCAACATGCGGGGATGGTCACCTCCGCGTTGTGGACAGATGTTGATCAGGATGGATGGGAAGACTTAATGGTGGTGGGAGAGTGGATGAGTCCGCAGGTGTACAAAAATCATGAAGGTCAGTTGAAGAGCATAGACATTCCTGCTTTTGCTGAGCTTAGCGGATGGTGGAACAGCCTGCTGGGGATAGATTTTGACCAGGATGGAGATATGGATTATGTGGCCGGAAATCTGGGACTGAATTCCCGATACCAGGCCGATAGCCTTTCTCCGCTACAATTAATCGTGAATGATTTTAACCAGGACAAGCGAATAGATGCGATACTGGCTTATGAGCAGAATGGCATAACTTACCCTGTGCATCCGCGGGATGATATGCTGCGCCAGCTAAATCACCTCAAAAGAAAATATTCCAGTTATGCATCCTTTGCTGAGGCTGGCATAGCAGATATTTTTTCGCCGGAAGAATTAAAAAGTGCCAGGATGCTGGAGAGCCGGGAGATGCGTAGCTGTTATTTTGAAAATCTGGGTGGTTTTAACTTTGCAGTCAAAGCATTGCCCATTGAAGCGCAGCTAGGGCCAGTGTATGGTATGCTTAGCGGCGACTTTAACCAGGATTCCTATCCCGATCTGCTCCTGACAGGCAATTCCTATGCCCCTGAAGTCATCAGCGGGCCTTATGATGCTTTGAAAGGAGTATTGCTGATAGGCGATGGTCAGGGTAATTTCAAAAGTGAGCCATCGGCAAAGAGTGGATTTTGGGTGGAGGAAGATGCCAAAGCCCTGACCCATGTGAAACTCAATGATGGCACAGAGTTGATTTTGGCCAGCCAGAACAATGGAGAACTCCTTGCTTTTGAAATAAACGCGGATGCCAGGAAATACTACGGTTTTGGGCAGGATGTCAGGGAAGTAGAAGTGTTTTTTACAGATGGCCGCAGGCAGAAAGTGGAACTCTACCAAGGAAGTGGCTATCTGAGTCAGGCTGGCAGAGGAATTTGGCTAGTACCCGATCAGGTAGAAAAGATGGAGGTGAAAAAGCAGGCAGCCACGCCGGATTCTCTTTATGTTCAGTCCTCCCTGGAAAAATAG
- a CDS encoding RagB/SusD family nutrient uptake outer membrane protein translates to MNILVQRLLLLFCVVSLVSCNNDELLESTPYGQSTSVDFWRNGEDAVAAANAMYEPLTYEDFYGHAEHTFDIPSDDQYRAGDHGEDQAIEEFTFDADNPQLAFSWKPKYEIVSRANAVLINVPGIEMDQSLKDRTLGEAYFMRAFAYWRLAVIYGGVPLILEEDVLNNEFNKPRATLEETYDQIEADWLQAADLLPLTHDASEAGRPTKGSAWGFLAKLSLYREDFPKTIEYGNNVINGPYALAGSFADNFRIETENNPEMLFSVQALDGWQGTAQIIYTTPRPWGGWDFHEPVQNLVDEFEEGDPRLDYTLFMPGEMVDIGGDQGLVEYTTDLSQTGYHFQKYASWRPSGGLNDGQNVPILRAADVYLLVAEAKIRSGQSGDAEINAVRQRNDLPTISNATMQDLIHERRVELAGENQRHQDLMRWDKAGIVDIVAIYAEDRGPFDPPRNFQRPKHYFFAIPQREIDLSNGVLEQNPNY, encoded by the coding sequence ATGAACATATTAGTACAAAGATTATTACTCTTGTTTTGTGTGGTTTCCCTTGTCTCCTGTAATAACGATGAGCTGTTGGAATCCACCCCTTACGGACAGTCCACTTCCGTAGACTTCTGGCGCAACGGAGAAGATGCCGTGGCTGCTGCCAATGCCATGTATGAGCCGCTGACTTACGAGGATTTTTATGGTCATGCCGAGCATACGTTTGATATTCCTTCGGACGATCAGTACCGTGCCGGTGATCATGGGGAAGATCAGGCCATAGAGGAATTCACCTTTGATGCGGATAATCCTCAACTGGCCTTCAGTTGGAAACCCAAGTATGAGATCGTTTCCCGGGCCAATGCAGTGCTTATCAACGTCCCCGGAATAGAGATGGACCAAAGTTTGAAAGACCGAACCCTGGGTGAAGCCTACTTCATGCGCGCTTTTGCCTATTGGCGTCTGGCGGTGATCTATGGAGGTGTACCTCTCATTCTGGAAGAAGACGTACTCAACAACGAATTCAACAAACCCAGAGCTACGCTGGAAGAAACCTATGATCAGATTGAAGCCGACTGGTTGCAGGCTGCTGACCTTCTGCCACTTACCCATGATGCTTCAGAAGCAGGACGCCCCACCAAAGGATCAGCCTGGGGATTTTTAGCCAAGCTCTCCCTCTACCGTGAGGATTTTCCGAAAACCATTGAATACGGCAACAATGTCATCAACGGACCTTATGCCCTTGCCGGTAGCTTTGCTGATAACTTCCGCATAGAAACGGAAAATAATCCTGAAATGCTCTTTTCGGTGCAGGCCCTGGATGGATGGCAGGGAACGGCGCAAATCATTTATACTACACCGAGGCCCTGGGGAGGATGGGACTTTCATGAGCCTGTGCAGAATCTGGTAGATGAGTTTGAAGAAGGCGATCCCCGTTTGGATTATACCTTATTTATGCCCGGTGAAATGGTTGATATTGGTGGTGATCAGGGGCTTGTTGAATATACCACTGACCTTTCTCAAACAGGCTATCACTTCCAGAAATATGCTTCCTGGAGGCCAAGCGGAGGTTTGAATGACGGACAGAATGTGCCCATCCTCAGAGCAGCGGATGTTTACCTGCTGGTGGCGGAAGCCAAAATCCGCTCCGGACAAAGTGGGGATGCAGAAATCAATGCTGTAAGACAAAGGAACGATCTCCCCACCATTTCCAATGCCACCATGCAGGATTTGATTCACGAAAGAAGAGTAGAGCTGGCAGGAGAAAATCAGCGTCACCAGGATCTGATGCGCTGGGACAAAGCAGGCATCGTAGACATTGTAGCAATCTATGCGGAAGACAGAGGACCTTTTGATCCGCCCAGAAATTTCCAGCGGCCCAAACACTACTTTTTTGCAATTCCTCAGCGTGAAATAGATCTGAGCAATGGAGTGCTGGAACAAAATCCCAACTACTAA